Within Streptomyces sp. NBC_00704, the genomic segment GCGGGTCCAGGTAGCGCAGTTCGTACCAGCAGGAGCCGGCCCAGTTGGGCATGGTGTTGGTCTCGCGGCGGTACTTCCTGGGGCCGTAGCCCAGGTCCAGGGTGACGTTCACCCAGTCCTCGTTGCGCGACAGCGGTGTCTCCGGGGAGGTGTTCGCGTCGTCCGGGTCGAAGGTGCGCGGCGAGTAGTCCTCGACCTCCGGCAGCTCCAGGGGCAGCATCGACTCGGGCAGCGGGTGGGCGACGCCGTCCTCGTCGTAGACGATCGGGAAGGGCTCGCCCCAGTAGCGCTGGCGGCTGAACAGCCAGTCGCGCAGCCGGAAGTTGACGGTGCCCTCGCCGATGCCCTTGCGCTCCAGCCACTGCGTGATGCGCGCCTTGGCCTCGACGACGCCCAGGCCGTCCAGGGCGATGTCGTCGTGGGCGGAGTTGACGATCTTCGCGTCGTAGGAGGCGAAGGCGTCGTCCCAGGTGGAGGTGTCGGTGCTGCGGCCGTCGGTCGGCTCGACCACGCAGGTGATCGGCAGCTCGAAGGCGCGCGCGAACGCGAAGTCACGCGTGTCGTGCGCCGGGACGGCCATGATCGCGCCGGTGCCGTAGCCCATCAGGACGTAGTCGGCGATGAAGACGGGGACCTTCTGGCCGTTGACCGGGTTGGTCGCGTACACGCCGGTGAAGACGCCGGTCTTGTCCTTGGCCTCGGCCTGGCGCTCGACGTCGGACTTGGAGGCGGCCTGCGCGCGGTACGCGGCGACGGCCTCGGCCGGGGTCGCGTGACCGCCGGTCCACACGTCGTGGGTGCCCTCGGGCCAGGCGTCCGGGGTGAACTTGTCGGCCAGCGGGTGCTCGGGGGCCAGCACCATGTAGGTCGCGCCGAACAGGGTGTCCGGGCGGGTGGTGAAGACGGTGATCCGCTCGCCGTCCACGGGGAAGTCGACGCGGGCGCCTTCGGAGCGGCCGATCCAGTTGCGCTGCTGCAGCTTGATCGCCTCGGGCCAGTCCAGGGCGTCCAGGTCGTCCAGCAGGCGGTCCGCGTAGGCGGTGATGCGCATGTTCCACTGGCGCAGCTTGGCCTTGAAGACGGGGAAGTTGCCGCGCTCGGAACGGCCGTCGGCGGTGACCTCCTCGTTGGCCAGGACGGTTCCCAGGCCGGGGCACCAGTTGACCGGCGCGTCGGAGGCGTAGGCCAGGCGGAAGTCGCTCAGGACGTCGGCGCGCTCGGCGGCGGTCAGCTCGGCCCACGCGCGTGTGTGCCCCGGTACGGCGCGCTCACCGGACTCGAACTGGGCGACCAGGTCGGCGATCGGGCGTGCCTTGTCCGCGTCGGTGTCGTACCAGGAGTTGAAGATCTGCAGGAAGATCCACTGGGTCCACTTGTAGTAGTCCGGGTCGATCGTGGCGAACGACCGGCGCTTGTCGTGGCCCAGGCCCAGCCGGCGCAGCTGGGCCTTCATGTTCTCGATGTTGGCTTCGGTGGACACACGCGGGTGCGTGCCGGTCTGCACGGCGTACTGCTCGGCGGGCAGGCCGAAGGCGTCGAAGCCCAGGGTGTGCAGCACGTTGTGGCCGGTCATGCGCTGGAAGCGCGCGAAGACGTCGGTCGCGATGTAACCCAGGGGGTGGCCGACGTGCAGGCCCGCACCGGAGGGATACGGGAACATGTCCATGATGAACTTCTTGGGCCGGGCGACCAGCTCGGGGTCGCCGGCCAGGTCGCCCTCGGGGTTCGGCGCCGCGTAGGTGCCTTCCGCGTCCCAGAAGTCCTGCCAGCGTGCCTCGATCTCGGCGGCCATGGCAGCCGTGTAGCGGTGCGGCGCGGCCTCTGCCGGGACAGCGGCGGCAGCGGGGTTCGTCTCGCTCATGGTCCTCAAAGCTCCATCGATCGTCTCTGCCAGCGGGTTGTCGTCCAGGAAACGAAAAATCCCCTCGCACAGGAGGGGACGCCGCGCCGATTCCGAACCGTCCGTTCACCGGCGGTCGGGACTGATCAGCGCGGCTCGCTAAGCAGAAGGCGTACAGCACGCATGGCGTTAGGGTACCGCAGGCCTTGAGCAGGCTGCGACGAACTTACGTATGCATGGTCGCGACAACGTTGAGGAGGCGAGAACGGGGGGTCGGAGCTGAACCAAGGCCAATGGTTACTTCGCGTAACAGCCGCTATAGGACATCACACCAGCCACATTGTCGTTTCATAACAACGCAATAACTCAAACCTCGTACCCATCGGTATGGAGCCACTTAGAGTTCGGCAGCGGGACCGCTTTCCCGAAACTGCTCGGAGTTGCCCCCATGAACCCTCGTCCTAGTCACAGCTCGCTCCCCAAGCCCGGCCGGTCGGCCTACGGGTTGGCGACGGCTGTCGTCCTGGTCCTCATACCCGTGGTCGTGCTGGTCGGCGGCGACCAGGTGCAGGCCTTCCTCAACTTCGGTGCGGGCGTCCTGTCGCTGGTATGCCTGACCTGCTCGGTCATCTGGGGCCTCGTCGCCCAGGACCGGCTCATCCTCAACACGCGTCAGCGGATCCTCGCCCAGGGCATCCACCGCGTGACCGCCGTGGGCTCCATCGCGTTCCTCGTGGTGCACATCACCGTCAAGCTGGCCCTGGAGCACACCGTCCTGATCGCCGCGCTGATCCCCTTCAGCCTGGGCGTCAAGGGCAGCGCCGGGCTCATCGGCCTCGGCTCCCTGGCCGCACTCCTCATGATCTTCGTGGGCATCACCGGCGCACTGCGCAACCAGTTCGCCGCACCGGCCGAGGTCGCCGCCCGCTGGCGGGCGATGCACATGCTGGCCTACCCGGCACTGTGCGCGGCCCTGATCCACGGCCTGTACGCGGGCCGCGCGGCCAAGCCGTTCTTCATGATCTCCTACGAGCTCTGCCTGGTGGGCGTCATGGCCGCCCTCGCGCTGCGCGCCGCGCCGCGCCCGTTCAAGCGCAAGGTCGCCGACCGCATCACCGGCCTCCTGGGGACGCAGGACCGCTACGAGATGGACGGCCTCGAGGCCTCACGCGCGCGCGTGGCGGAGACCGGGTCGTCCTCGCTGCCCGGCTACGAGGGCCGCTCCGGCCGCTCGCCGCTGACCGACACCATGAGCTCCACGCGCATGTCCCCGCCGGCGTCGCCCATGTACGACACCCCCGCCACCCCGGAGCCCGCCAACGGCTTCGCGGCCGCCTACCGCGCCGTCAACACGCCGCCGCGCGGTCAGCAGCAGCCCTACGTGGCCGACCAGACGGCACGCATGGGCATGCCGTTCGACCTGCAGCAGGCCACGGAGGCGATCCCGCGGGCCGACAACGGCGGCAGCACCTCGGGCAGTTGGCCGATTCCGTCCCCGCCGCCGGTCGGCGAGGCCCCGCCGTCCGCCTACGACCCCCTCCAGGACACGGGATTCAACATCCCGGTCTATGGCAATTCGGGCGCCGGCGGATACGGCTCACGTGACGTGTACGACACCGGTGAGACGAATCAGGCCTACGGCGCGTACAACCAGAACGACACGTACAACAGCGGTCCCGCCAGTGAACCATCGCCCGGCGCGTCCTTCGACGCTCCGGGTTCGGGCGAACCTTGGAACACGCCTTCCGGAGGCTATAGGTGAACGAGGCCCTGCCCGACGTCCCAGAAGTCCGCGTGGTCGGCCTTCCGCAGCTCACGTCGGGCTTCGACCTTGTCGAACGACTGGATCTGCCCATGCACCTCAAGGTGCACGGGCCGCTCGAACCCCTGGGCGGAGAGGCCCTCGCGAAGCTCTCCGAGAACATCAACCTGAAGGGCCGCGGCGGCGCGGGCTTCCCCTTCCACAAGAAGCTGCGCTCGGTCGCCGAGGCCGCGATCAAGCGCGGCGTCCGCCCGGTCGTCGTCGTCAACGGCAGCGAGGACGAACCGGCCTGCCGCAAGGACACGGTGCTGATCAACCGTGCCCCGCATCTCATCCTGGACGGCGCGCTGCTGGTCGCGGAGGCACTGGGAGCCCGCACGCTCGTGGTGGGGGTCACCCGCGAATCCACCCAGCGGTCCATGGAGGCCGCCCTCGCCGAACGCGGCCTCAGCAACGGCCGCAGATCGGCGCTCAAGGCATTCGTCCAGCGCAACCCCATCCGCATGGTCACCGGCGCCGCGGCGTCGCTGATCCGCTCCATCGACGGCGGCCCGCCGATCCCGCCCGGCCGCAAGGTCAGCGCCTCGCAGAACGGCGTCGGGGGCGCGCCGACGCTGCTGTCCAACGCCGAGACGTTCGCGCAGCTGGCCATCGCCGCCCGCATCGGCCCCGAGCGCTACGGCAACACCGGCCTGTACGACGAGCCGGGCACCGTCATGCTGACGGTCTCCGGCGCCGTCGCCCGCCCGATGGTGATCGAGGTCCCCACCGGCGTCCCGCTGCGTTACGTGCTGCAGCTCGCCGGCGCCCCGCCGGTGCCCCAGGGCGTGCTGACCGGCGGGTACCACGGCAAGTGGATCGACGCGGCTACGGTCAACGAGGCGATCGTCTCCCGCAACTCCCTGGATGCGGTGGGCGGGGCGCTCGGCGCCGGCGCGATCCTGCCGATCAGCCAGGAGACCTGCCCCCTGGGCGAGTCGCTGCGCGTGGCCCAGTGGCTGGCCGACGAGAGCGCGGGCCAGTGCGGTCCCTGCTACCTGGGTCTGCCCGCCGCCGCGCGCGGGATGGAGGACATCCTCAACGGAGGCGGTCCGGCCGCCCTGGAGGCGCTCAAGCAGGTCGCCAAGAACGTCAAGCGACGCGGAGCCTGCTCGCATCCGGACGGTTCCGCGATGTTCCTCGAGTCGACCATCAAGGCGTTCACCGACGACTTGGCCGCGCATGTCCTCGGCAACGGCTGCGGACGGCCCGTGGAGGGCGTTCTGCCGCTCTTCGAGGCCGGCATGGCCCCGGCGGGCATCACGAGCGGCAACGCGCAGGAGGAGAGCGGCTCCAGCCGCCAGAAGATCTTCGTGGACTGGACGCTGTGCCGCGGGCACGGCCTGTGCGCCGACATCCTCCCGGAGGTCTTCCAGCTCGGCGCGGACGGCTTCCCGACGGTGGCCCAGGCCAAGGTGCCGCAGTACGCCGAGGCCAAAGCTCTACGCGCGGTGCGTCGCTGCCCGGCGCTGGCCCTGCGCATCGAGGAGGACACGCGCGCGCAGGCGCCGGCCCGCAACCTCCCGGTCCTCTCCCAGGGCCGCGGCCGCCGCGCCCTGGGCCGCTGAGCCGTACACCCCCGCCACGGCGAAGAGCTGGGGCAAGGAACGAGGGACACGCGCGTGTGGGGGCCGCCTGACGACAGGCGGCCCCCACACGCGCGTGCCAACGACCCGTGAACACAAGAAAGATCCCGCCGGATCGCATCCGATCCGGCGGGATCTGCTGTGGAGCTAAGGAGAATTGAACTCCTGACCTCCTGCATGCCATGCAGGCGCTCTACCAACTGAGCTATAGCCCCTCATGGTCGAACGGCGAAGCCGCTCATCGACCGTGCCGCCCGGTTTCCCCGGCGGCGACGCCAACATTACCGGTACGACCGGTGGAGCACCAAATCGTTTCCGCCCTGCCCGATTTCGCCCCATACAACCGCTTTGCGGCGCGGGTTCCCGTCGAAGGCCGTCAGGCGGTGACGAACGAATAGAACCGCTTGAGCGTGCAGTGCTCCTCCAGGAGACGCCCGTAGATCGGCTCGCCCTCCAGTTCCCGGTACGTCTCGATCGGGTCGCCCTTTATGATCAGCGCCCGCGCGCATTCCTCGCACCAGTACTGGTAGTCGGGGTTGACCGGCTCCATGTCACGGACGATCGGGGTGCCGCTGCCGCACCAGTCGCACTTTCGCCTGTGTGCACCCATCGATCAGCTCCAGCTGTGGCCGCAGGCCGTGCACACGTAGGAAGTCCCGCCGTTGTCACCGAGCACCAGGGCCACATGACCGGAACCGCAGGAGGGGCAGCTGAGCCGGGTGGCCTTGTCCGGTGTCAACGCCGCTTCGGAGAGATGGCCGACCTCTCCGAGGATGCTCGCAGGCATCGCTACTCCCTCCCGTCGGGCCGCGCCCCCTTCCGGCCGTTTGATTCTGCCACGGCCGGAGCAATACGGTCAGCGACGCCTCAGTACCAGTCCGGACACGGCACCGAGGACTGCTGTCGTAGCGAGCGCGAACATGCATGTGAGAAGCGCTTCCGCAGAGGTATACGCCGCCGGGGCCCCAAGTGACTCAAGCCGGTTGAAGAACAGTGTTCCGAAGACCGCCACGCCGATCAGCTGCCCCAGCTGGGTCACCGTGGCGAGCAGTCCGCTGGCGTCCGCCGCGTCCTCGGGCCGCACCGCGGCCAGCGCCCCGGTCAGCGTCGGGCTGAAGGCGAGCGCGAGTCCGGCGCCCACGCCGGCGTACGCGACGAACAGCCACGCGCCCCCGTGGTCACCGCCCTTGAAGGCCAGACCCACACCGGTCACCGACAGTGCGGTGAGCACGAACCCGACCGTGGCCGGCGACCGCCGCCAGGGTTCGGGCCACCTGCGCCAGGTCAGCCCGACCACCCCGAAGACGACCGCGGTCGGCGCGAACGTGAGACCGGCGCGCAGCGCGCTGTAGCCGAGGCCGCCCTGGACATGCAGCGTCAGAACGAAGAGGAAGCCGCCGTTGACCGCCATCACGGCCATGACGCGCAGCACGGCCAGGCCCATCCCCGGGTGCCGCAGCACCCGCGGCGCGATCAACGGGGAACCGCCGCGCCGGGCCAGCCGCACCTCGTAACCGCAGAAGGCGACGAACACGAGCGCGCCGACGGCCAGCGACAGCCAGGACCACCACGGCCAGCCCTCGTCCTGCCCGAGCACCAGCGGCACCGTGACCAGCGACACGGCCGCGCCCAGGAGCACGAGACCGGGCCAGTCCGACCCGCGCGCCCCCTCGCGCGCCGCTCGCCCCGCCGCGTCCCGCCCCACGCCCCCGCCCCGCGGCAGAACGCGCCTGCCGACGGCCAGCAGGACGAGGCCCACGGGCACGTTGACGAGGAACACCGGCCGCCAGCCCGCGCCCAGCAGGTCGGCGCTGACCAGCACGCCGCCCACCACCTGCCCGGCCGCCGCGCCGACGGCGATCACCGCCGAGTAGACGCCCAGCGCCCGCACCCGGGCCTCGCCCGTGAACGTGCGCTGGATCAGGCTGAGCACCTGCGGGATCATCACCGCCGACCCGGCGCCCTGCACCAGCCGGAACACGATCAGCTCGGCGCTCCCCCGGGCCAGTCCGCAGGCCAGCGACGCCGCGGTGAACAGCGCGAGCCCGACGAGGTGAACCCGGCCGTGCCCGAACCGGTCGCCGAGGCGCGCGCCGGTGATCAGCAGCACGGAGTAGGTGATGGCATAGCCGGCGACGACCAGTTGCAGGTCCGCGCCGGAGGCGTTCAGGTCGGAACCGATCGTGGGGGCCGCGACGTTCACGATGAAGACGTCCAGCAGTGCCATGAACTGAGCTGCCAGCACGACCGCCAGCAACCGCCGGGGCCGATTGTCAGTGCCGGGGGCTTTACTGGCGACAGGACGTGAAACGGGTGGAACGGGTGCGGGGACCGGGCTCGTCCCGGAAGTCGTCGTCATGCCGTCGAGCGTGACGACGATCCGGTACGGGTGCCGAGAGCCCGCCGATGCTGGTACTGACAGCACCTGGCAGACGCCGGACGGGGGATCGACCATGGGGGACGTGGGGAACGTGACGACGGGGAACGGCACGGCGGGAAGCGTGACGCCGCGCATCGTGGCGCCGGGGGCGTGGGCAGGCCCGGAGGCGAGGACCGCCGGGAGGCCGAGGGCGGCGGCCGGAGCGGGGGAAGAGACCGGGCACCCGCCCGGTGCGGGCCGGGCACATCGCCGCAGGCCCGAGCTGGCCGCCTTCCTGCGCGGCAGGCGCGCCCGCGTGACACCGGGCGACGTCGGGATGCCGCCCGGTCTGCGGCGGCGCACACCGGGACTGCGGCGCGAGGAGGTCGCCCAGCTCTCGGGGGTGGGCGTCACCTGGTACACGTGGCTGGAGCAGGGGCGGCCGATCAACGCCTCCGCGCAGGTGCTGGACGCCGTGGCACGCACCCTGCGCCTCGACCCGCCGGAGCGGGAGCATCTGTACCACCTTGCGGAGGTTCCCTTCGCGTCTCCTCCCGAGGCGCTGGTGCAGAGCGTGGGTGCGGAGATCCAGGGCATCATCGACGCCCTGGCGCCCCGCCCTGCGGTCGTCTACAACTCGCGTTACGACATCCTGGCCGCCAACGCCGTCTACCGCGACCTGTTCATCGCTCCGACGGCCGGGGCGGCCGCCCGGGTGCCGGCGAACGCCATGTGGCGGCTGTTCACCGTGCCGGAGGAGGACTGCCCGCTGCTCTTCCGGGACCGTGAGCTGCGGATGATGGTGGCTACCCTGCGGGCGTCGTACGGGCTGCATGCGGGCGAGCCCGCGTGGGAGGACTTCATAGCCGAGCTGGCCCAGGCCAGTCCCCCTTTCGCGCAGCTCTGGGCCTCCGGTGACGTGGCGGAGCCGGGCCGACGCGTGAAGGCCTTCCGGCACGGGACGGTGGGCGAGCTGCGGATGACGTCCACGTCACTGTCGATCGACGGGATGCCGGAGTGCCGGATCGTCGTCTACACGCCGGACGACGAGGAGACGGCCCGCCGCACGGCCCTGCTGCGGAGGGAGACGACAAAAAATCCCGCCCCCTGAGGGACGGGATCTTCGTGAACCGGTCTCGACCGGCTCTCACCGACTCCAGCGATCTTTGACAACTCAACAGAGTGTCCATCGACTGATGGAACCTAATCGATCTGTGGAGCTAAGGAGAATTGAACTCCTGACCTCCTGCATGCCATGCAGGCGCTCTACCAACTGAGCTATAGCCCCTTGCGTTCTTCCCGCTCCGCGGTGCGAACAAGAAGAACTTTAGCCTGCGACCTGCCGGAAAGTGAAATCCGGCCCCCGCAGGCCGAGCGGCCGCTCAGTCGTCGTCGCCGAGCACCGGCTCGGGGAGGGTGCCGGCGTTGTGCTCCAGCAGACGCCAGCCGCGCGCGCCCTCGCCGAGGACCGACCAGCAGCAGTTGGAGAGGCCGCCGAGGCTCTCCCAGTTGTGCGCCTCCAGGCCGAGGAGGCGGCCGATCGTGGTGCGGATCGTGCCGCCGTGGCTGACGACGACGAGCGTGCCGTCCTCGGGCAGCTTCTCGGCGTGCCGCAGCACGACCGGGGCGGCGCGGTCGGCCACCTCGGTCTCCAGTTCGCCGCCGCCGCGGCGGACCGGCTCACCGCGCTTCCACGCGGTGTACTGCGCACCGTGGCGGGCGATGATCTCCTCGTGCGTCAGCCCCTGCCAGGAACCCGCGTACGTCTCGCGCAGGGCCTCGTCGTGGGTGACGGCGAGCCCGGTGAGCGCGGCCAGCTCGGCGGCCGTGTTCGCGGCGCGGGACAGGTCCGAGGCGACGATCGCGTCGGGCTGGAGGGAGGCCAGCAGCCGGGCGGAGCGGCGGGCCTGCGCCACGCCGGTCTCGGTCAGGGCGACGTCGGTCGTGCCCTGAAAGCGGCGCTCCACGTTCCAGGCGGTCTGCCCGTGCCGCCAGAGGATGACGCGACGGCCGCGCCCCGACTCGCGGGACGCGGCGCTCCGGGTGGGGGCAGTCACCGCAGGTCCCCGAATCCGGCGTCGGCGTCCTCCTCGGCCTGCAGCTCGGCGTGCTCCTGGGCCTTGCCGCGGGTCGCCTGGGCGTCGGCGGGCAGCTCCAGCTCGGGGCAGTCCTTCCACAGGCGCTCGAGGGCGTAGAAGACGCGCTCCTCGCTGTGCTGGACGTGGACGACGATGTCGACGTAGTCGAGCAGGATCCAGCGGGCGTCGCGGTCGCCCTCACGGCGCACCGGCTTGACGCCGAGTTCCTTCTGGAGTCGCTCCTCGATCTCGTCGACGATCGACTTGACCTGGCGGTCGTTGGGGGCGGAGGCCAGCAGGAAGGCGTCCGTGATCGACAGCACGTCGCTGACGTCGTAGGCGATGATGTCGTGCGCGAGCTTGTCGGCGGCCGCCTGCGCGGCGGTCTGGATGAGCTCGATGGAGCGGTCGGTGGCGGTCACTACGTGGCTTTCCGTCGGCGGACACTTGTCCCCAAGGGTCTCACGGACCGCCGACGCCACCCCACGCGATGAGCGGACCGCGCGGACAGGGGCCCGCCTCCGGCCCCCGCCCGGCCCTCTCCCCCGGCCCGCAGGACGCGGACCCGGGGGACGGTCGGTCGGCTCACCCGGTCGCGGAGGGCTTGTAGTCCTCGCCCAGGACGACCGCCACGTCCGCGTTCCCGGAGACGGCGCCCTTCTTCACGGCCCCGGCGTCCAGGCCCAGGGTCTTGGCGACCTCGGTGGCGTTCTCCTTGTCGGCGGGGTCGGAGTACAGCACCTGAGAGGCGGCCTGGGTGCCGGACGGGGTGCCCGCGTCCAGGAAGGTGAAGCCGCCGTTGAGGAGCACCACGCGTGCGTCCTCGGTGTCGGCCTTGTCGCCGCCGGCGTTCTGGACGGACACGCTGACGGCGGCGCCCTTGCCCGGGCTCTTCGCGGTGCCGCCGAGGACGTCCTTGACGACGCTCGCGCTGGCCGCCGCGCTCAGGGTGCCGTCGTTCTGGACGGGGAGCAGGGCGGTCTTGTAGTCGCCGCCCTTGGCGAGTTCGGCCAGCCGGGCGAGGAAGGCGCCGAGGTCCTTGTCCGTCAGGGAGGGATCGAGGATCTGGGCCAGCGTCTGGACGGTGACGGTCGCGCCCTGCGCGTCGGAGGACACCTTGCGCAGCACGCCCTGCATGACCTGGCCGAACCGCTGCAACTGGGCGTTCTGGGGCTCCCCCGGGGCGCGGTAGGTGGCGTAGGCGACGGCCATCTTGCCGCTGAGGGGCCGGTCTGCGCCCTTGGGGACGAGCGGAGCCTGGCCCTTCTTGGCGGCCGGGTCGGGCACGGCCGCGTCGGTGTCGATCTCGATGTTGCCGACGAGGTCGACGAGGTTCTGCAGATAGGGGGTGTCGAGCCGCCACGTGCCCTGGATGCTGGTGCCCAGCACCGTGTCCAGCGCCTCGCGCGTCCCGGCGGAGCCGTCGTCGTCGACGGACTTGGCGAGTGTGGTCGTGGCGCCGTCGTCGTTCGTGAGGACGAGGGAGTTGGGCAGCAGGACCGTGGTGGCCTGCTTGGTCGTGGCGTTGTCGACGAGCAGCACCGTGGAGGTGCCTCTGCCCCCGGTGTTGTGCAGGTGGACGACGACCACGTCACGCTTCTGCGCGCCGGCGGTGGCGGTCTTGGCGTCCGGGTCCGAGGACGACGACAGGCCGGGCAGCTTGCCGGCGAACCAGAGGTAGCCCACTCCGCCGACGGCGACCAGCGCCAGCACCACGGCGAGGGCCACGACGCGGCTGCGGGCACGGCGCTTGGCCTCCTCGCGGCGCTCGGTGCGGTTCTCGGTGAAGTTGAGCCAGTCGATGACGTCCTCGGAGTCGCCGCCCTGCTCCTCGACGAACGCGAACTGCTCGGTGCGGTAGTCCGGTTGGTCCCCCGAGGGGGCGTCGGCCCTTCCGTGCGCCCGGGCCGGGTCATCGGCTTCGCGACCGGCGTCGAAAGCCCCGGCTTCGGTTTCCCCTGCCTCCGGGATCTCCGTCGCGAAGGCGCCGGTGTCGAAGGACCCGGTCTCGGCGGGACCGGCCTGCTGGGGGATGTACGCGGTCTGTCCGGCGGTACGGGGCTGCTCGCTCCGGGGCTGCTGACCGCCGGCGGCGGTCTGGCCGTAGGGGTTGTACGGGGTTTGGGTGGCGGCGCCGTACGGGTCGTAGCCGACAGGGGCCTGCGGGCCCGTCTCGTAACCGGACGCGGCCGGCTGACGACCGGTCTCGTAGGAGCCGTAGGGGTCGTGGGCGGGCGTCTGCTGCGGTCCGCCCGCGGCGTACGGGTCGTAGCCGTACGGCTGTTGGCCCTGCTGCCCCTGTCCCGCGTACCCCTGCTGCTCCCCCTGCCGGCCCTGCGAGCCGGGGTAGCCCTGGTGGCCCTGCCGGCCGTCGTCGTAGGGCTGTTGCGGCATCTGCCGGGGCGGGACCTGCGGGATCGGGCGGTAGACGGGCTGTCCGTACTCGTCGTAGCCGACGAGTTCGTACTGGTCGTCCCCGTATCCCGCGTCGTATCGGTCGTTCACCGGTACCCCTCTCGGCTCACTCGCCGCGGTACAGCTCGCGCTTGTCGATGTAGCGCACGACTCCGTCGGGCACCAGATACCAGACGGGGTCGCCCTTGGCGACTCTCGCACGGCAGTCCGTCGAGGAGATGGCGAGCGCGGGGACCTCGACGAGCGAGACGCCGCCCTCGGGCAGGCCGGGGTCCATGAGGTTGTGCCCGGGCCGGGTGACGCCGACGAAGTGCGCGAGGGCGAACAGTTCCTCGCTGTCCCGCCAGGTCAGGATCTGGCCCAGGGCGTCGGCGCCGGTGATGAAGAACAGGTCCGTGTCGGGGTTGAGGGCCCGCAGGTCGCGGAGGGTGTCCACGGTGTAGGTGGGGCCGCCGCGGTCGATGTCGATGCGGCTGACCGAGAACTGCGGGTTCTCGGCGGTCGCGATGACCGTCATCAGGTAGCGGTCCTCGGCCGGGGAGACACTGCGGTGGCTCTTCTGCCACGGCTGTCCGGTCGGCACGAACACGACCTCGTCCAGGTGGAACTGCGCGGCGACCTCGCTGGCCGCCACGAGGTGTCCGTGGTGGATCGGATCGAACGTTCCGCCCATGACGCCGAGGCGGCGCTTGCCCGGGTTCCTCGGGCCGGTAGGCATGTCCTGCTCTCCCATGCGTGCAGACCCTACCGGCCCGGTTCCGGGGCCCCGGCCGGCGGCTGCCCGGAGCGTCCCGCTATGCCGGACTGCCCGTCGCTGAACACGCGTCGTCTCAGCGGTCGCGGTTGAAGCGGGTGGTGATCCACAGCAGGAGCAGCAGGATGAGGAACGCGCCGCCACCGGTGACCAGGGGGCTCAGGCTCTCGTGGTTGCCACCGTGCTCCTCGCCCTCGGCGGCGAGGGTGACCAACTGGGCAGCGGCGCTGTGAAGGCTCATCTTCGGCAGGACCTATCCGATGGAGGTCCCCCCGCTCGGCCGGGACCGAGAGTGGGGGAAGGCGGGAAAGACGTCGGCCCATGGTAAGCGTGAGGCTCGGCGGCGATCACGCCGACTCCGCCATTGGGAACCTTCGCGACGGCTCAGTCGTCTTTCCGCTTGTAGCCCCGCAGCAGAAACCACGCGGTGAACACACAGCCCAGAACCATCACGATCAGTACGACGCGGAGCAGATTCCCCGCCCCCTGCTGCTGGGCGGCGACGGCGGCCTGGCCGAGCCAGGCGGCTGCGGGGTGGTGCTCCATGGCGCGGGACTCCTTAGGTGTGGTGCCCGTCCACGGTAACGCCGCCGGGGCCGGGTTCCGCTCCGGGGGCGCAAAGGGCCGCACAAGGGTCCGCAAAGGGTCAGGTAAGGCGATACAGACGCACTGGGGGAAGACATGTCGGACGAAGGCCACGAGCAGCACGGCGCCGGTCACGAGAAGGTGCCGAGCAGGCGGCGCAGGCGCTTCCCCGGAATCTCCTCGCGCGCGTACGAGCACCCCGCGGACCGCTCCGCGCTGGTGGCGCTGCGCAAGCTCAGCGGCTTCGACACGGTGTTCAAGGCGCTCAGCGGACTGCTGCCGGAGCGCAGTCTGAGACTGCTGTTCCTGTCGGACTCGGTGCGGGTGTCCGACCAGCAGTTCACGCATCTCAACGACATGCTGCGGGACGCCTGCTACATCCTGGACCTGGAGAAGGTCCCGCCCATGTACGTCAACCAGGATCCGCAGCCCAACGCGATGTGCATCGGCCTGGACGAGCCGATCATCGTCGTCACGACCGGTCTCGTCGAACTGCTGGACGAGGAGGAGATG encodes:
- the nadD gene encoding nicotinate-nucleotide adenylyltransferase, with protein sequence MGEQDMPTGPRNPGKRRLGVMGGTFDPIHHGHLVAASEVAAQFHLDEVVFVPTGQPWQKSHRSVSPAEDRYLMTVIATAENPQFSVSRIDIDRGGPTYTVDTLRDLRALNPDTDLFFITGADALGQILTWRDSEELFALAHFVGVTRPGHNLMDPGLPEGGVSLVEVPALAISSTDCRARVAKGDPVWYLVPDGVVRYIDKRELYRGE